The Oncorhynchus kisutch isolate 150728-3 linkage group LG8, Okis_V2, whole genome shotgun sequence DNA segment AGTATTGCTGTATGTGGTGGTGAAGTATAAATATCTGATTTACCTCAACATAAGACTTGCAGTATGATGATATTTGTATGGTGGTGTAGGGCAGAGGACATGGTGatggggtgttgtggtgtctggGTGTGCTGTAGAGTGAGGTGATCCAAGGTTGTGTATATTCACTGGTTTGGCAGCTGTAAAATGAGGTGTGCTAGTCAGTCAGTGTTCTGGAGTGGAGTAATCCTAGGTTCTGAGTTCAGAGGGTTTAGAGTTCTGTAGAGTGGTGTCGTCCTAGGCTCTGGGTTGGGAGGGTGTATAGTTCTGTAGAGTGGTGTTGTCCTAGGTTCTGGGTTGGGagggtgtatagttctatagAGTGGTGTTGTCCTAGGCTATGGATTGGGAGGGTTTAGAGTTCTGTAGAGTGGTGTTGTCCTAGGCTCTGGGTTGGGAGGGTGTAGAGTTCTGTAGAGTGGTGTCATCCTACACTCTGTGTTGGAAGGGTGTAGAGTTCTGTAGAGTGGTGTTGTCCTAGGCTCTGGGTTGGAAGGGTGTAGAGTTCTGTAGAGTGGTGTTGTCCTAGGCTCTGGGTTGAGAGGCTGTAGAGTTCTGTAGAGTGGTGTCGTCCTAAGTTCTGGGTTGGAAGGGTGTAGAGTTCTGTAGAGGGGTGTGATCCTAGGTTTCTGTGGGTTCACTAAGTTGCAGCTGTAGAAGTAGATGAGTGctagtcagtcagtgagtcaatGCTGCTCTATATCCCAGAAGTCTGAATATAATTCCCCAGTAGAGCAGTGGACCGGCAGTAgactgcatctgggtctcactgcaagagcacagcctctctctctgtcgttctccctctctctgcctccctccctcctcctctacccccagGTGTTACTGCTGCTTGTCCACCTTCTGTTGGCCTGGACTCTTGAGTCAGAGAGCAGCTCAGCAGAGGGCTCCCTGTGTTCTTTTCTTTCAGCCCTCACTATGAGATCCACAGTGGTATACAAATCtaatattgtcacatacaccagatagaaGCAGTGAATGTGTTGTTTACAGGGTCTGCCATAGTAGTATGGCATCCTgaagcaaattagggttaagtgctttgctcaagggcacatcggcagatttttcaccttatcGGCTCAGGTATTCGAAGCAGCGACCTTTTcattactggcccaacattctaACTGCGATGGCTGAGCTATGTGGTTAATAGTAACCAATGAATTTGTGCATTTGTGATACATCACATTACAAACAAATCTAACAACGTTCCATACTAAATACCATGACATGTTTATATTACAAAAAGCCTTATGGATGAATTAAATGATCATTATAGCATCTGTCCTCACATCGCCACTAATGCCGTTAAATCCTTAATCCTTCAGTCGAATTATGGAGGTGGAATGAAGGAGGCATTTGTTATGAAGCATCAACTTGAGTAAGGACTCGAGATTATACCACCTTTGCAGacgttatgtgtgtgtatgtgtgtttgtgtgattacATGCAGCGACACTATTTCAGCCGTGGTTAACCATTTTCTCTCTGGTTTTCCCCAGGCAGGAACGAGATGCTAGTTTTGCCCAGAAGAAAGCTGAGCGGGCAACAGTTAGAAGTCACTTCCGGGACAAATACAGACTGCCAAAGGTACATCCATTACTGATTCTGCATATTTGATTCAAGCATTTTCTTACTACATGTTAATGCAGTTTTACAGGGTCAGATCTAGGTTGTGTCCTTGAAGCAAAAACACCATCCAAATGTGCCCTGTTTgtactctctttcttttctccctATGTCTCAATCATCTAattcctctccctttcctttGCCCTCGCTCCCTACACCCTCTCCcactggcctgtgtgtgtgtgtgtgtgtgtgtgtgtgtgtgtgtgtgtgtgtgtgtgtgtgtgtgtgtgtgtgtgtgtgtgtgtgtgtgttgtgtgtgtgtgtgtgtgtgtgtgtgtgtgtgtgtgtgtgtgtgtgtgtgtgtgtgtgtgtgtgtgtgtgtgtgtgtgtgtgtgtgtgtgtgtgtgtgtgtgtgtgtgtgtgtgtgtctccactgtGTGTGCAACCCAGAATGAGCTGGATGACACTCAGATCCAGCAGGCGGGGGATGACGTGGAGCTGCCCACAGAGCTAGCCAAGATGATCGCTGACGACAACAAGGAGGAGGAATCCAAAACGTCTGTCCTGGGCCATCTGACCAACATCCAGAATGTGGACATGGACCAGCTGAAGGACAAGGCCCAGGCCACACTGGAAGACCTCAAACAGTCCGCTGAGAAGTGCAATCTCATGtgatctggctggctgactgaattcctgctctctctctccctcccttactctCTTTATCTGTACAACAAAGGATCTATGTAAGATATCATGTGATCTATGATCATGTACAAACGTTGATGGTCATGTTGCTttgaatacacacacatacagtcaacaCTGcctcacatacacaaacatactgCAGCAGCACCTGGCCAAGGAATCAGAGTAAACACTGTCTAAGCTGTGGTGGAATCAGAGTAAACACTGTCTAAGCTGTGGTGGAATCAGAGTAAACACTGTCTAAGCTGTGGTGGAATCAGAGTAAACACTGTCTAAGCTGTGGTGGAATCAGAGTAAACACTGTCTAAGCTGTGGTGGAATCAGAGTAAACACTGTCTAAGCTGTGGTGGAATCAGAGTAAACACTGTCTAAGCTGTGGTGGAATCAGAGTAAACACTGTCTAAGCTGTGGTGGAATCAGAGTAAACACTGTCTAAGCTGTGGTGGAATCAGAGTAAACACTGTCTAAGCTGTGGTGGAATCAGAGTAAACACTGTCTAAGCTGTGGTGGAATCAGAGTAAACACTGTCTAAGCTGTGGGGGAAACAGAGTAAACACTGTCTAAGCTGTGGGGGAAACAGAGTAAACACTGTCTAAGCTGTGGGGGAATCAGAGTAATAGTCTTATGCCAAAGACCCTTCGCAGAAAACCATTTAGACAATGGCACAAAGTATATCAACTAGTCATATTAAGTGTGAGACTAAATCACACTTTCTTGTCTTGGGACCACATTCAGTACATTACAAACCAAGTGTCTGTTATATATATTGCAGGTGTAAGTGTATTTGCAGTTAGCCTGTTCTGTAGTCCATCTAGTCTATGGTCATTAACTAGTTGGGGCCTTGTTAAGAGACAGCTCGTCCTATGTAATGCCAACCCATCTAACCTTTCAAATCTGGCCTTTAACCTGTCCTCAtattgacccctgacctctccatCTCAGTTCTGTTTTGTGCCGGTGGTTTGGTGTCGTTTAGCTGCTATGATATGTCAAGTGCTGTCTTTGAAAATGTCATCCTTTGGCTGAGTGCTGGTCATAGTGTTTAATAAGTACACAATACTATGAACATATATGAACATAGAGTACTTGGTATTTGTCTGAATTGTTGTTGTATCACTAAGTAAAGACGCAGGTGAGAGCGGGAGAGGGGTTTGTCAACCTTATTtagtaatacacaatatatatttCTTAAATACAGTGGTTCATGTCTTGTAATAGTTGAACAGTCCTTTTGTGACATTACAGTAATTGCATTTGAAGAAAGGATGGTGAACATGCCTTAGTCGCTTGTTTTATGTGATAGCTACTTTGTGCTTTCTTGTCAGTTCCATGAAGCAAAACAAACAAGTGTGAATATAATGAATTCTTACTCAAGTCTTACAGAGCCTGATCACCTATACATATCTCTCTGTATTGACGTGTGACCTGCAGTGGTACTTTAAAGCCAACAACAAGAGCTTCTTTCATTTCCAGTCACCCTATGGGGTGATTCAGGTTGATCTCATGATGATATTTCAGGAAGAGACGTGTTGTTC contains these protein-coding regions:
- the LOC116374884 gene encoding complexin-3, translated to MAFMVKQMVGGHVKNLTGGLTEEKPEGEKSEAAAAGMTQEEFEQYQQQLEEEKQERDASFAQKKAERATVRSHFRDKYRLPKNELDDTQIQQAGDDVELPTELAKMIADDNKEEESKTSVLGHLTNIQNVDMDQLKDKAQATLEDLKQSAEKCNLM